The proteins below are encoded in one region of Paenibacillus albus:
- a CDS encoding YcxB family protein, translating to MNEEMLFKGVYTLSLKEYRAFTLYHQRNQLRFYPVFIFLVFSVTVLFSGGHISDWAYFVPIGVGVAVAVSLLSYLSVIFRTHRVYKSNKIIQKDQTIELSERGLHLTSVNSTSWIEWTDVYKAVESKSQYLIYISKNQAVVVPKEKVDHIKLSAVLQTFMDAKKLRIS from the coding sequence ATGAACGAAGAAATGCTTTTTAAAGGCGTATATACACTATCACTAAAGGAGTATAGAGCGTTTACGTTGTACCACCAAAGAAATCAGCTTCGGTTCTACCCCGTGTTTATCTTTCTCGTTTTTTCTGTAACGGTATTGTTTAGCGGCGGACATATTTCGGATTGGGCTTATTTTGTGCCCATTGGAGTCGGGGTTGCGGTAGCAGTAAGCTTACTCTCATACCTATCGGTAATCTTTAGGACGCACCGCGTTTATAAATCAAATAAAATCATTCAAAAAGATCAAACCATTGAGTTATCTGAACGAGGATTGCATCTAACATCAGTCAACAGCACTTCATGGATCGAGTGGACTGACGTCTATAAAGCAGTTGAATCCAAGTCTCAATACTTGATTTACATCTCGAAAAATCAGGCCGTAGTCGTTCCCAAAGAGAAGGTGGACCATATCAAACTAAGCGCAGTCCTCCAAACCTTCATGGACGCCAAAAAATTGCGAATATCCTAA
- a CDS encoding LacI family DNA-binding transcriptional regulator produces the protein MTRIGIKEIAAKADVSTATVSYVLNGTRNVKHKTRERVLRVIEELNYKPNDIAKSLKSRRTNTIGVIAEDVTVFNVPEIIDGINDFADRHDMHILLTNLRLHKRIGHNFDQLDDYRKYAENAVNELLSKQVEGIIYIGAHPRDLTGLIDTAGKPIIYTYCYTQNDPSIQYNDEQASFEAMSHLASQGHTRIAIISGIMNSLPSRLRFNGYYKAITEFQLPFDPQLIKLGDWEAESGYRLTQELLALDERPTAIVAMNDVMAVGVLRAASEAGVTIPHDLSVVGFDNREFSSYLIPQITTMDLPLHEMGFQAMDSLMCIIRGETPDPANHLPACKLIERDSVAPPARVM, from the coding sequence ATGACCAGAATCGGAATCAAGGAAATTGCCGCGAAAGCCGACGTGTCCACAGCTACTGTATCTTACGTGCTTAACGGTACGCGCAACGTCAAGCATAAGACGCGGGAACGTGTGCTCCGGGTTATCGAAGAGCTAAACTATAAGCCCAACGATATCGCCAAGAGTCTTAAGAGCAGGCGTACGAACACGATTGGCGTTATTGCCGAGGACGTTACCGTCTTCAACGTACCGGAAATTATCGACGGTATTAACGACTTCGCGGACCGTCACGACATGCATATTCTGCTGACCAATCTGCGGCTGCACAAACGAATCGGCCATAACTTTGATCAGCTGGACGACTATCGCAAGTACGCGGAGAACGCCGTAAACGAGCTGCTAAGCAAGCAAGTTGAAGGCATTATCTATATTGGCGCGCATCCCCGTGATCTGACTGGCCTGATCGATACTGCAGGCAAGCCGATCATATACACCTACTGCTATACGCAGAACGACCCTTCCATCCAGTACAACGACGAGCAAGCTTCCTTCGAAGCGATGTCCCACCTTGCATCACAAGGGCATACGCGCATCGCCATCATAAGCGGCATCATGAATTCACTTCCTTCCAGACTTCGGTTCAACGGTTACTACAAAGCAATTACAGAGTTTCAGCTGCCATTCGATCCGCAGCTTATTAAGCTTGGAGACTGGGAAGCCGAGTCCGGTTACCGTTTGACCCAGGAGCTTCTCGCACTAGATGAGCGCCCGACTGCAATTGTCGCGATGAACGATGTCATGGCCGTCGGCGTACTGCGCGCCGCATCTGAAGCCGGAGTAACAATTCCGCACGACCTCTCCGTAGTCGGCTTCGACAACCGCGAATTCAGCAGCTACTTAATCCCGCAAATTACGACGATGGATCTTCCGCTGCATGAAATGGGCTTCCAAGCGATGGATTCGCTCATGTGCATTATCCGCGGCGAAACGCCTGACCCGGCGAATCATCTGCCTGCCTGCAAGCTCATCGAACGCGATTCCGTAGCACCGCCAGCAAGGGTGATGTAA
- a CDS encoding carbohydrate ABC transporter permease: MRGKTTSYRNHTRQRITFAYLSITPAILGVLLFTVAPLLYCLYLSFTKWDIFHAEQWIGFGNYHKIFTEDLFFTKSLRVTAYYSFGNVLACIVFCFIVALLLNQNIRGRAFFRSVFYLPSVIPILATSLIWYWLYDIDFGVINHILGWFGIPKQMWVSSPGTVIPSIIIMSVWASGNIIVIFLAGLQDVPRHLLEAVEIDGGGWWSKLRSVTIPLMSPVIFYNIILAFVNSVTTFTQTYTLGTQGGGPNDSALFYAFLIYREAFKHMNMGYACALAMVLFVIVSVLTLLLFRVSRFWVHYEGGRD, translated from the coding sequence ATGCGGGGGAAGACGACAAGCTATCGGAACCATACGCGGCAGCGGATTACTTTTGCCTACTTGAGCATTACGCCTGCCATCTTGGGTGTTCTGCTGTTTACGGTGGCGCCGCTCTTGTACTGTTTGTATCTAAGCTTCACCAAATGGGATATTTTTCACGCGGAGCAGTGGATCGGATTCGGCAACTACCACAAAATCTTCACCGAGGATCTGTTCTTCACCAAATCGCTGCGGGTAACCGCGTACTACTCCTTCGGCAACGTGCTCGCTTGCATCGTCTTCTGCTTCATCGTCGCGCTGCTGCTGAACCAGAACATTCGTGGTCGTGCCTTCTTCCGCTCCGTGTTCTACCTGCCCTCCGTCATCCCGATTCTGGCCACCAGCTTAATCTGGTATTGGCTCTATGACATCGATTTCGGCGTCATCAATCATATTCTCGGATGGTTCGGCATTCCGAAGCAAATGTGGGTGAGCAGCCCGGGCACGGTCATCCCGTCCATCATCATTATGTCGGTATGGGCTTCGGGCAATATCATCGTCATCTTCCTTGCAGGCTTGCAGGATGTGCCCCGTCACTTGCTTGAGGCGGTCGAGATTGACGGCGGCGGCTGGTGGAGCAAGCTGCGTTCGGTTACGATTCCGCTCATGTCGCCGGTCATTTTCTATAACATCATTCTCGCCTTCGTGAACTCCGTCACCACCTTCACGCAGACGTATACGCTCGGCACGCAGGGCGGCGGCCCGAACGATTCTGCCCTGTTCTATGCATTCCTCATCTACCGCGAAGCGTTCAAGCATATGAACATGGGCTATGCCTGCGCGCTCGCCATGGTGCTGTTCGTCATCGTCTCCGTGCTGACGCTGCTGCTGTTCCGAGTATCGCGATTCTGGGTTCACTATGAAGGAGGGAGAGACTGA
- a CDS encoding GntR family transcriptional regulator: protein MSGESGSKPMYERIFEELRDQIIERKYGVGDRVPSEKELGDEHGVSRITSKKALEMLATEGYIIRQAGRGSFVAEPQQKPHAKAASGTGQQGQSRHPGGKLLIGLVITDFADSYGTALIYGMEEASRANDSYLVLRRSFGSPEYEEQAIQGLLELGVDGLIIFPAQGEYFNAEILKLAITKFPFVLIDRHLKGISAGSISTDNVKAAIEGTNYLFGLGHKSIAFLTPPPMDTTAIEERIEGFIQAHAEGGIIVDRELWMEDITSSLPQGNAEDNRVRDVEKIASHLREHPQITAIFATEYNIAQLAQRAANELGLKVPEDLSIICFDSPEINGAFPLTHMKQNQLEMGRVAFENVLKLRAGETLPNKTLLDATLMLGKSTGPMRLREPK from the coding sequence ATGTCAGGCGAGTCCGGATCCAAACCGATGTATGAGAGAATATTCGAAGAGCTGCGCGATCAAATTATAGAGCGAAAGTACGGAGTCGGCGACCGAGTCCCATCCGAGAAGGAGCTTGGCGACGAGCACGGCGTCAGCCGCATTACGAGCAAGAAAGCGCTGGAAATGCTGGCGACAGAGGGCTATATCATCCGCCAGGCGGGGCGTGGGTCATTCGTGGCAGAGCCGCAGCAGAAACCGCATGCCAAAGCAGCGAGCGGCACGGGGCAGCAGGGACAGTCGCGACATCCGGGAGGCAAGCTGCTGATTGGGCTTGTCATTACCGATTTCGCGGACAGCTACGGCACCGCGCTGATTTACGGTATGGAAGAAGCGTCCCGCGCAAACGACAGCTATCTCGTGCTGCGCCGCTCCTTCGGCAGCCCGGAGTATGAGGAGCAAGCGATTCAAGGGCTGCTGGAGCTGGGAGTTGACGGGCTTATTATATTTCCGGCGCAAGGCGAGTACTTCAATGCGGAGATCTTGAAGCTTGCCATTACGAAATTCCCGTTCGTGCTTATTGACCGCCATCTGAAAGGGATATCTGCAGGCTCTATTAGTACGGACAACGTGAAAGCGGCAATCGAGGGCACGAACTATCTCTTCGGTCTTGGGCATAAGTCGATTGCGTTCTTAACGCCTCCGCCGATGGATACTACGGCCATCGAAGAGCGAATTGAAGGCTTTATTCAAGCGCATGCAGAGGGCGGCATTATAGTCGACCGCGAGCTGTGGATGGAAGATATTACATCTTCACTCCCGCAAGGCAATGCTGAGGATAATCGGGTGCGCGACGTCGAGAAGATTGCCAGCCACCTCCGGGAGCATCCGCAGATTACAGCGATTTTTGCGACGGAGTACAACATTGCGCAGCTAGCGCAGCGCGCGGCGAATGAGCTGGGGCTGAAAGTGCCAGAGGATTTGTCGATCATTTGCTTTGACAGTCCGGAGATTAACGGCGCATTCCCGCTTACCCATATGAAGCAGAACCAGCTCGAGATGGGGCGGGTTGCCTTCGAGAACGTCCTGAAGCTGCGGGCCGGCGAGACGCTCCCGAACAAGACGCTGCTGGATGCGACGCTGATGCTTGGCAAGTCAACTGGACCTATGAGGCTGCGGGAGCCTAAATAA
- a CDS encoding ABC transporter substrate-binding protein yields MGSVSRYGKPASLIFLTAALLVGCSSNSNSNSSSNSNANANKAANQNAAAKDDADTSANTSSKADTSKEKVTLTYTDWANSEEAKSYRKVLDKFEELHPNIKIDYQNIPYNDYGAKLTAMAASDTLPDIGNLLEADALKWNESGKLLDLTPFYENGSVTPKIESNKFVSPDGKLLGYSIANEIILLHYNKQLFDDVHLEYPPAETEKAWTWDQMLEVARKLTLDKNGKHPDETGFDKDNIVQYGIQVSTSADFFWTPFAISNGGGEVTQDGKELLLDKPETIEAIQKVADLALKEHVAPLPAQAANLGDVGQRLLTKKVAMVTSGQWELVNINPQLSQGLKNGIGVLPIFKKPATTNTGTPVVIFNTTKHKDEVIELYKYIMDPNNSQANFDSGVWMPTEANWYTDDALIKKWTASPVHPPEYRTAVIDYALKATYPTPWFFLPTYSRIGEVLNPGLDPVWLGTKTAQQAIDEMMPKIQAIFDSGKAIE; encoded by the coding sequence ATGGGGTCTGTTAGCAGGTATGGAAAACCAGCTTCACTCATCTTCCTCACCGCTGCACTGCTTGTCGGCTGCAGCTCAAACTCGAATTCGAATTCGAGCTCAAACTCAAACGCAAACGCGAACAAAGCGGCGAATCAGAACGCAGCAGCGAAGGACGATGCTGACACTTCGGCGAATACATCCAGCAAAGCAGACACCTCGAAGGAAAAGGTCACGCTCACGTACACGGACTGGGCGAACAGCGAGGAAGCGAAGTCGTATCGGAAAGTGCTCGACAAGTTCGAAGAGCTGCATCCGAACATTAAGATCGACTACCAGAACATCCCCTACAACGACTACGGCGCGAAGCTGACCGCCATGGCAGCTTCAGACACACTCCCCGACATTGGCAACCTGCTCGAAGCCGACGCCCTCAAGTGGAATGAATCCGGCAAGCTGCTCGACCTCACTCCTTTCTACGAGAACGGATCGGTAACACCGAAGATTGAAAGCAATAAATTCGTATCCCCGGACGGCAAGCTTCTTGGCTACAGCATTGCGAATGAAATCATCCTCCTCCACTACAACAAGCAGCTGTTCGACGACGTTCACCTGGAATACCCGCCTGCCGAGACCGAGAAAGCATGGACTTGGGATCAAATGCTTGAAGTCGCTCGCAAGCTGACGCTCGACAAGAATGGCAAGCACCCGGACGAAACAGGTTTCGACAAGGACAATATCGTACAGTATGGCATTCAAGTCTCGACTTCTGCCGACTTCTTCTGGACTCCGTTTGCAATCAGCAATGGAGGTGGTGAAGTAACGCAGGACGGCAAGGAGCTGCTGCTCGATAAGCCGGAGACAATTGAAGCGATCCAGAAGGTCGCTGATCTCGCCTTGAAGGAGCATGTTGCGCCGCTGCCTGCACAGGCTGCCAACCTTGGCGATGTCGGCCAGCGTCTCCTGACGAAGAAAGTAGCGATGGTCACGTCCGGGCAGTGGGAGCTCGTTAACATCAACCCGCAGCTGAGCCAAGGATTGAAGAACGGCATCGGCGTCCTGCCGATCTTCAAGAAGCCGGCAACGACGAACACCGGCACGCCGGTTGTCATCTTCAACACGACCAAGCATAAGGATGAAGTGATCGAGCTGTACAAATACATTATGGATCCGAACAACAGCCAAGCGAACTTCGACAGCGGCGTCTGGATGCCGACGGAAGCGAACTGGTATACAGACGATGCGCTTATTAAGAAATGGACGGCAAGCCCAGTCCATCCGCCAGAGTACCGGACAGCTGTTATTGATTATGCGCTGAAGGCCACCTACCCGACACCTTGGTTCTTCCTCCCGACCTACAGCCGTATCGGCGAAGTGCTCAATCCGGGTCTTGATCCGGTCTGGCTCGGCACGAAGACCGCGCAGCAAGCGATTGACGAAATGATGCCGAAGATTCAAGCGATCTTCGACAGCGGCAAAGCGATTGAGTAG